The sequence ACATCAACGGCCAGACGATCGTCGTGGATGGGGGGCTCGAGGTGAACTACGGGATGAACATGGCCGTCCAGCTCTCCCAGCCGACCCGGTGACATGTCGAAGCGCCTGACCACCGCCGCGTTCGTCTTCTTCTTCCTGCTCACCGCGCCGGTGTGCACGGTGCTGGGCGTGTTGCTGTGGCTCGTGACGCTGCCGTTCGATCCGAACAAGGCCGTGCTGCACGCCTTCGTGTGCCGCTGGTGCCACACCCTCTATCTGGCGTGGCCCGGCTGGCGCGTGCGAATTGAAGGCCGGGAGTTGCTGCCTCGCGGGCCCGCCGTCCTCATCTCCAACCACCAGTCCGCCATGGACATCGTCACCACCATGGGGCTGTTCCATCCCTTCAAGTTCGTGGCCAAGGCCTCGCTCTTCAAGGTGCCCATGGTGGGCTGGCTGATGTCGCTGATGCGCTACGTGCCGGTGGAGCGTGGGCACGTGCACGCCATGGACAAGATGTTGGAGGACTGCCGCGGGTGGCTCCGCCAGGGCGTAGCGGTGCTCATCTACCCCGAGGGCACCTATGCGCCCCCGGGCCAGCGGCTGCCGTTCAAGCGCGGCGCGTTCCGGCTCGCCATCGAAGAGCACGTCCCCGTGGTGCCGGTGGTGGTGGAGGGCACCACGGACCTCATTGAAGGGGATGGCCCGTGGATGAACCCGCGTGCCCACCTGCGCGTGCGCGTGCTGCCGCCGCTGCCCGCGGACGCGCTGGGGAGCGATCCCCTGGCGCTCGCCGCGCGGGTCCGTGCGCTCTACTTCGAGGCGCTCGGCCTGCCGCCTCCGCCCGCCGAGCCCGTGGATGAAAGGACAGCTCAATGCGCCTGAGCCTCTTTCAGGTGGATGCCTTCACCTCCCGCGTCTTCGGCGGCAACCCCGCCGCCGTCGTCCCACTGGATGCATGGCTGCCGGATGCCACGCTCCAGGCCATCGCGCTGGAGAACAACCTCTCGGAGACAGCCTTCTTCGTGAAGGAGGGCGAGGGCTACCGGCTGCGGTGGTTCACCCCGGCGCAGGAGGTGGACTTGTGCGGCCACGCCACGCTGGCCTCCGCCTATGTCCTCTTCCACCACCTCTCCCGGGAGCTGCAGCAGGTGGAGTTCGCCTCGCGCTCCGGGCCGCTGAAGGTGGCGCGCGAGGGGGACTGGCTGGTGATGGACTTTCCCGCGAGGCCTCCTCGGGCCTTCACTCCGCCGCTGGAGCTGGCCCAGGCGCTGGGGGCCAGCCCGCGCGAGGTGCTCGCGTCGCGCGACTGGGTGGCCGTGTTCGACTCGGAGGCGCAGGTTCGCGGGCTGAAGCCGGACCTGACGCGGCTGGCCCAGCTGGACACCTTCGCGGTGACGGTGACGGCGCCGGGCGACGAG comes from Hyalangium minutum and encodes:
- a CDS encoding lysophospholipid acyltransferase family protein, yielding MSKRLTTAAFVFFFLLTAPVCTVLGVLLWLVTLPFDPNKAVLHAFVCRWCHTLYLAWPGWRVRIEGRELLPRGPAVLISNHQSAMDIVTTMGLFHPFKFVAKASLFKVPMVGWLMSLMRYVPVERGHVHAMDKMLEDCRGWLRQGVAVLIYPEGTYAPPGQRLPFKRGAFRLAIEEHVPVVPVVVEGTTDLIEGDGPWMNPRAHLRVRVLPPLPADALGSDPLALAARVRALYFEALGLPPPPAEPVDERTAQCA
- a CDS encoding PhzF family phenazine biosynthesis protein, translating into MRLSLFQVDAFTSRVFGGNPAAVVPLDAWLPDATLQAIALENNLSETAFFVKEGEGYRLRWFTPAQEVDLCGHATLASAYVLFHHLSRELQQVEFASRSGPLKVAREGDWLVMDFPARPPRAFTPPLELAQALGASPREVLASRDWVAVFDSEAQVRGLKPDLTRLAQLDTFAVTVTAPGDEVDFVSRFFAPRAGVPEDPVTGSAHCSLVPYWAKRLGKTRLTARQVSARGGELRCEERESRVHIAGQAALYLEGVITF